In one window of Ostrinia nubilalis chromosome 19, ilOstNubi1.1, whole genome shotgun sequence DNA:
- the LOC135081059 gene encoding carboxypeptidase B-like, whose protein sequence is MANLFKSFFVFCVTFYVVCAKHEVYDGHSLYEIVVKNEEQSNFVNGLENDLPIDVFVYANTGRNGQILVPKDQKANFETLLASKDVEYSIKVENIREQLEIEDKILAQMAARTSNRSSVVGLDFDNIHRFQVVDDYLVQLANAYPNLVTVASAGKSFEGRDMKYLKISTTNFQDTRKPVVFLMSLLHAREWVTLPATLFAIEKLVLDVTEADLVNDIDWIIMPIANPDGYEWTHTNFRFWRKNRRNGLMVGNFCMGVDLNRNFDIFWGTASSNSVCSDTFHGHGPFSEPETANIRDVLNEHSGRIEIFMDLHSFGSMILYGYANGVLPPNALTINLVGVNMAQAIDRVKWPNKPNYIVGNVFHVLYAASGGSSDYAQAIGIPLSYTYELPAFSGAGQTLNGFLVDPAFIRQAGFETWEGIKAGARFVRDSLSMRKNMLR, encoded by the exons ATGGCCAACCTTTTCAAGAGTTTCTTTGTGTTCTGTGTCACCTTTTACGTTGTGTGTGCTAAGCACGAAGTATACGATGG ACACTCTCTCTACGAAATTGTCGTGAAGAATGAAGAGCAGTCTAACTTCGTCAATGGCCTGGAAAACGACCTCCCGATCGACGTGTTTGTCTACGCAAACACTGGACGCAATGGACAGATCCTGGTCCCCAAAGACCAGAAGGCGAACTTCGAAACTCTGTTGGCTTCTAAAGATGTAGAGTACAGCATCAAAGTTGAGAACATTCGGGA GCAATTAGAAATCGAAGACAAAATCTTGGCTCAAATGGCGGCCAGGACTAGCAACAGGTCTTCCGTCGTTGGTCTTGATTTCGACAATATTCACAGATTCCAAGTG GTCGACGACTACCTCGTCCAATTGGCTAACGCTTACCCCAATCTGGTCACTGTTGCATCAGCTGGAAAAAGTTTTGAAGGTCGTGACATGAAGTACTTGAAAATTTCCACTACCAATTTCcag gaCACAAGAAAACCCGTAGTATTCCTAATGTCCCTTCTCCATGCCCGAGAGTGGGTTACCCTCCCAGCTACGTTGTTTGCCATTGAAAAGCTAGTCCTCGACGTCACTGAGGCTGACTTGGTCAATGATATTGACTGGATCATCATGCCTATCGCCAACCCTGATGGATATGAATGGACTCACACCAAC TTCCGCTTTTGGAGAAAGAACCGCCGCAACGGTTTAATGGTCGGCAACTTCTGCATGGGTGTTGATCTGAACAGAAACTTCGACATCTTCTGGGGCACGGCTTCCAGCAACAGCGTGTGCTCTGACACCTTCCACGGCCACGGGCCTTTCTCCGAGCCCGAAACTGCAAATATCAGAGACGTCCTCAACGAACACTCCGGACGTATTGAGATCTTCATGGATCTCCACAGCTTCGGAAGCATGATCCTGTACGGATACGCCAACGGCGTTCTCCCACCCAATGCGTTGACTATCAACCTAGTCGGTGTCAATATGGCGCAAGCTATCGACAGAGTCAAATGGCCCAACAAACCCAATTACATTGTCGGCAACGTCTTTCACGTCTTGTACGCTGCTTCAGGCGGCTCCAGCGACTATGCCCAGGCCATCGGTATACCGCTATCTTACACTTATGAACTCCCCGCATTCTCTGGTGCAGGACAAACTTTGAACGGTTTCCTAGTAGACCCAGCTTTCATCAGACAAGCTGGATTCGAGACTTGGGAAGGCATCAAAGCTGGAGCCAGATTTGTGAGGGACAGTTTGAGTATGAG